The Aeromicrobium yanjiei genome includes a region encoding these proteins:
- the rsmA gene encoding 16S rRNA (adenine(1518)-N(6)/adenine(1519)-N(6))-dimethyltransferase RsmA, giving the protein MTPPRLLGAADVRRLAESCGIRPTKQRGQNFVHDANTVRRIVNASGITADDVVVEIGPGLGSLTLGLLEVAAHVTAVEIDEVLAGQLPQTIAEHAPDQAGSFDLVTADAMKVTSLPGPAPTALVANLPYNVSVPVLLTFFERFPSIRTGLVMVQAEVAHRLAAGPGSKTYGVPSVKSAWYAEMRLSGSVGRNVFWPMPNVESSLVAWTRREPPGDEELRVRTFAVADAAFAQRRKTMRAALANLAGSGAAAEEALVAADISPQARGEQLTVEDFARLARHLVPAAGASLR; this is encoded by the coding sequence CTGACGCCTCCCCGGCTGCTCGGAGCCGCTGACGTCCGACGTCTAGCCGAGTCCTGTGGGATCCGCCCGACCAAGCAGCGTGGACAGAACTTCGTCCACGACGCCAACACGGTGCGCCGGATCGTCAACGCCTCGGGCATCACCGCTGACGACGTCGTCGTCGAGATCGGACCCGGGCTCGGCTCGCTGACCCTCGGGCTGCTCGAGGTCGCCGCGCACGTCACGGCGGTCGAGATCGACGAGGTGCTGGCGGGCCAGCTGCCGCAGACCATCGCGGAGCACGCGCCCGACCAGGCCGGATCGTTCGACCTGGTCACCGCGGACGCCATGAAGGTCACCTCGCTGCCGGGGCCGGCGCCGACGGCGCTCGTGGCCAATCTGCCCTACAACGTCTCGGTGCCGGTGCTGCTGACCTTCTTCGAGCGGTTCCCGTCGATCCGCACGGGCCTGGTCATGGTGCAGGCCGAGGTCGCGCACCGGCTCGCCGCGGGGCCGGGCTCCAAGACGTACGGCGTGCCGAGCGTGAAGTCGGCCTGGTACGCCGAGATGAGGCTGTCCGGGTCGGTCGGTCGCAACGTCTTCTGGCCCATGCCCAACGTCGAGTCCTCGCTCGTGGCGTGGACCCGGCGGGAGCCGCCCGGCGACGAGGAGCTGCGCGTGCGGACGTTCGCGGTCGCGGATGCGGCCTTCGCGCAGCGTCGCAAGACCATGCGCGCAGCACTCGCGAACCTCGCGGGCTCGGGCGCTGCGGCCGAGGAGGCCCTCGTGGCTGCCGACATCTCGCCGCAGGCACGCGGCGAGCAGCTCACGGTCGAGGACTTCGCCCGGCTCGCGCGGCACCTCGTGCCGGCGGCCGGCGCCTCCCTGCGCTGA
- a CDS encoding resuscitation-promoting factor yields MSSASHQPPTTGGETAAQAKRRPRKSIVLGLATVLLVGGGTAAYGALSQTVTLTVDGESQDIRTFGGTVGDVLKDHSVSLRPGDRLNMEKTSGLSDGDTIEVAYAKPLTLTVDGKKTTRTVFDRTVDDALDSLDLAQPTGSYVSEKRSTVIPRAGTTLVVSTPKALTIVADGKKKTVTTTTPKVAGVLEEAGVTLDKDDEVRPAKSQYVSADDKVRVVRIKKVTKTQTVDLKHETVVRKDADAMVGETEVVRPGRDGKARQQVQLVYADGKLRKKAVLSTNRVAKPVTQIVSRGTQRPKTPAPDMSTGDTVWDKIAQCESGGNWSINTGNGYYGGLQFSAATWKSVGGPGLPHQNSREVQIKYAKILQARSGWGQWGCAGARFN; encoded by the coding sequence GTGTCTTCAGCTTCACATCAGCCCCCCACCACCGGCGGCGAAACGGCCGCACAGGCCAAGCGTCGTCCCCGCAAGTCCATCGTTCTCGGACTGGCGACCGTGCTCCTGGTGGGCGGCGGCACCGCCGCATACGGCGCTCTCAGCCAGACCGTGACGCTCACGGTCGACGGCGAGAGCCAGGACATCCGCACGTTCGGCGGGACGGTCGGTGACGTCCTGAAGGACCACTCCGTCTCGCTGCGTCCCGGTGACCGGCTCAACATGGAGAAGACAAGCGGTCTGTCCGACGGCGACACGATCGAGGTCGCGTACGCCAAGCCCCTCACGTTGACCGTCGACGGCAAGAAGACGACCCGCACGGTGTTCGACCGCACGGTCGACGACGCGCTGGACTCGCTCGACCTGGCCCAGCCGACGGGCTCGTACGTGTCGGAGAAGCGCTCGACCGTCATCCCGCGCGCGGGCACCACGCTCGTCGTCAGCACGCCCAAGGCGCTGACGATCGTGGCCGACGGCAAGAAGAAGACCGTCACCACCACGACCCCGAAGGTCGCCGGCGTCCTCGAGGAGGCCGGCGTGACGCTCGACAAGGACGACGAGGTCAGGCCCGCCAAGAGCCAGTACGTCAGCGCCGACGACAAGGTCCGCGTCGTCCGCATCAAGAAGGTCACCAAGACCCAGACCGTGGACCTCAAGCACGAGACGGTCGTCCGCAAGGATGCCGACGCGATGGTGGGCGAGACCGAGGTCGTCCGCCCGGGCCGCGACGGCAAGGCCCGCCAGCAGGTCCAGCTGGTCTACGCCGACGGCAAGCTGCGCAAGAAGGCCGTCCTGTCCACCAACCGCGTCGCCAAGCCCGTCACGCAGATCGTCTCGCGCGGCACCCAGCGTCCCAAGACGCCCGCTCCTGACATGTCGACCGGCGACACCGTCTGGGACAAGATCGCCCAGTGCGAGTCCGGCGGCAACTGGTCGATCAACACCGGCAACGGCTACTACGGCGGCCTGCAGTTCAGCGCCGCGACGTGGAAGAGCGTCGGCGGCCCGGGCCTGCCGCACCAGAACAGCCGCGAGGTCCAGATCAAGTACGCCAAGATCCTTCAGGCCCGCTCGGGCTGGGGCCAGTGGGGCTGCGCCGGGGCGAGGTTCAACTGA
- a CDS encoding TatD family hydrolase, whose product MTLTAGWPETPEALPSPVVDNHCHLDHRAYSKGVEGGLLIPVDEALDRAAAVNVTRIVQVGCDLEGSRWAASTAAAYDSVVAAVALHPNEAPLLASAGELDAALAEIDRLAQAGEHVRAVGETGLDYFRTGEDGREAQHASFREHIRIAKRHDKTLVIHDRDAHDDVLAVLDDEGVPDRVVMHCFSGDADFARECLERGAYLSFAGTVTFKNADNLRAALRVTPADRLLVETDAPFLTPSPYRGQPNASFLVPLTVRFMAGIAGKTVDELCRDIDANTDRAFGGPWAQRT is encoded by the coding sequence ATGACGCTCACCGCAGGCTGGCCCGAGACGCCCGAGGCGCTGCCGTCCCCGGTCGTCGACAACCACTGCCACCTCGACCACCGGGCGTACAGCAAGGGGGTCGAGGGCGGCCTGCTGATCCCGGTCGACGAGGCGCTCGACCGGGCCGCCGCGGTCAACGTGACCCGCATCGTGCAGGTCGGCTGCGACCTCGAGGGCTCGCGCTGGGCGGCCTCGACCGCGGCGGCGTACGACTCGGTGGTGGCAGCCGTCGCGCTGCACCCCAACGAGGCACCGCTGCTGGCATCCGCCGGGGAGCTCGACGCCGCGCTGGCCGAGATCGATCGGCTGGCCCAGGCCGGCGAGCACGTGCGGGCGGTCGGCGAGACCGGGCTGGACTACTTCCGGACCGGCGAGGACGGCCGCGAGGCCCAGCACGCCTCGTTCCGCGAGCACATCCGCATCGCGAAGCGGCACGACAAGACCCTGGTCATCCACGACCGTGACGCCCACGACGACGTGCTCGCGGTGCTCGACGACGAGGGCGTGCCCGACCGGGTCGTGATGCACTGCTTCTCGGGCGACGCCGACTTCGCTCGGGAGTGCCTCGAGCGGGGCGCCTACCTGTCGTTCGCGGGCACCGTGACGTTCAAGAACGCCGACAACCTGCGGGCCGCGCTGCGCGTGACCCCCGCGGACCGGCTCCTCGTGGAGACGGATGCGCCCTTCCTCACACCATCTCCATACCGTGGTCAGCCAAATGCCTCGTTCCTGGTGCCGCTCACGGTGCGGTTCATGGCTGGGATCGCAGGCAAAACGGTCGACGAGCTCTGCCGCGACATCGACGCCAACACCGATCGCGCCTTCGGCGGCCCCTGGGCACAGCGCACTTGA
- the metG gene encoding methionine--tRNA ligase, which produces MSDQTFYVTTPIYYVNDAPHIGHGYTTVMGDIITRWHRQRGEDVWYLTGTDEHGQKVLRKAEANGVSPQEWVDRLVEEEWKPLLKTIDVANDDFIRTTEQRHLEGSQAFWQDLHQRDAVYKGSFSGWYSVGSEEFVSDDDVADGEGDDEGFKVSTLDGSRVEHMTEENYFFRLSDYQQKLLDFYEANPTFIQPESARNEVISFVSRGLKDLSISRSTFDWGIAVPWDDKHVMYVWVEALLNYVTAIGYGSDPERFEKIWPANIHIVGKDIARFHAVIWPAMLMAAGQPVPHQVFAHGWLLVGGQKMSKSKANGIRPDEIVDTFGSDAYRYYFARALTFGSDGSISWEDISARYHAELANGFGNLASRVAAMIGKYFDGTLPAPGARTDAETVVIDTVAEAVRDADAAIEAVAPQDALTAIWRIVDGLNGYITEQAPWKVAKEDPDGDRLATILHTTAEGLRVLAVLLNPVMPKASAVLWDSLGAEADLGALADQRIDAVAAWDQLPAGSTITKPASLFPRIETAAG; this is translated from the coding sequence GTGTCCGACCAAACGTTCTACGTGACCACGCCCATCTACTACGTCAACGACGCGCCCCACATCGGGCACGGCTACACGACGGTCATGGGCGACATCATCACCAGGTGGCACCGCCAGCGCGGTGAGGACGTCTGGTACCTCACCGGCACCGACGAGCACGGCCAGAAGGTCCTGCGCAAGGCCGAGGCCAACGGCGTCTCGCCGCAGGAGTGGGTCGACAGGCTCGTCGAGGAGGAGTGGAAGCCGCTCCTCAAGACGATCGACGTCGCCAACGACGACTTCATCCGCACGACCGAGCAGCGTCACCTCGAGGGTTCCCAGGCGTTCTGGCAGGACCTCCACCAGCGGGACGCGGTCTACAAGGGCTCGTTCAGCGGCTGGTACAGCGTCGGCAGCGAGGAGTTCGTCAGCGATGACGACGTCGCCGACGGCGAGGGCGACGACGAGGGCTTCAAGGTCTCGACGCTCGACGGCAGCCGGGTCGAGCACATGACCGAGGAGAACTACTTCTTCCGTCTCAGCGACTACCAGCAGAAGCTGCTCGACTTCTACGAGGCCAACCCGACGTTCATCCAGCCCGAGTCGGCCCGCAACGAGGTCATCTCGTTCGTGTCGCGCGGCCTCAAGGACCTGTCGATCTCGCGCTCGACGTTCGACTGGGGCATCGCCGTGCCGTGGGACGACAAGCACGTGATGTACGTCTGGGTCGAGGCGCTGCTCAACTACGTGACGGCGATCGGCTACGGCAGCGACCCCGAGCGGTTCGAGAAGATCTGGCCCGCCAACATCCACATCGTCGGCAAGGACATCGCCCGCTTCCACGCTGTCATCTGGCCCGCGATGCTGATGGCCGCGGGCCAGCCCGTGCCGCACCAGGTGTTCGCCCACGGCTGGCTGCTGGTCGGCGGTCAGAAGATGAGCAAGTCCAAGGCCAACGGCATCCGTCCCGACGAGATCGTCGACACCTTCGGCTCCGACGCCTACCGCTACTACTTCGCGCGCGCCCTGACGTTCGGGTCCGACGGCTCGATCTCGTGGGAGGACATCAGCGCGCGCTACCACGCGGAGCTCGCCAACGGCTTCGGCAACCTCGCGTCCCGGGTCGCGGCGATGATCGGCAAGTACTTCGACGGGACGCTCCCGGCACCCGGCGCGCGCACCGACGCCGAGACGGTCGTGATCGACACCGTGGCTGAGGCCGTACGCGATGCGGACGCCGCGATCGAGGCGGTCGCCCCGCAGGACGCGCTCACCGCGATCTGGCGGATCGTCGACGGGCTCAACGGCTACATCACCGAGCAGGCCCCGTGGAAGGTCGCGAAGGAGGATCCTGACGGCGACCGCCTCGCCACGATCCTGCACACCACCGCCGAGGGCCTGCGCGTCCTCGCAGTGCTGCTCAACCCCGTGATGCCCAAGGCGTCCGCGGTGCTGTGGGACTCGCTGGGGGCCGAGGCCGACCTGGGCGCGCTGGCCGATCAGCGCATCGACGCGGTCGCCGCGTGGGACCAGCTGCCCGCGGGCTCGACGATCACCAAGCCCGCATCGCTGTTCCCGCGGATCGAGACCGCCGCCGGATGA
- the rsmI gene encoding 16S rRNA (cytidine(1402)-2'-O)-methyltransferase, with protein MLILAATPIGQVADASGRLAEALVSADVVAAEDTRRLKRLASDLGVEIGGRVVSYFEGNEERRTPELAAMLADGQTVVLVTDAGMPSVSDPGYRLVIAAIEADVTVTAIPGPSAVLTALAVSGLPVDRFCFEGFLPRKAGERTRALTELATERRTMVFFESPHRTETSLRAMAEVWGGDRPAAVCRELTKTYEEVARGGLAELVEWAAGQEQGVRGEVTIVVGGVVAESRTYAPEDLRELVAARQGDGLSRKDAIEQVAGETGVRKKDVYDAAHS; from the coding sequence ATGCTGATCCTCGCTGCGACACCGATCGGTCAGGTCGCCGACGCGAGCGGACGTCTGGCCGAAGCGCTGGTGTCCGCGGACGTCGTCGCGGCCGAGGACACCAGGCGGCTCAAGCGGCTCGCGTCCGATCTGGGCGTCGAGATCGGCGGCCGGGTCGTGTCCTACTTCGAGGGCAACGAGGAGCGTCGCACCCCCGAGCTCGCCGCGATGCTGGCCGACGGCCAGACCGTGGTGCTGGTGACCGACGCGGGCATGCCGAGCGTGTCCGATCCCGGCTATCGCCTGGTCATCGCGGCGATCGAGGCGGACGTGACGGTGACCGCGATCCCCGGCCCGTCCGCGGTGCTCACCGCCCTGGCGGTCTCGGGCCTCCCGGTCGACCGGTTCTGCTTCGAGGGCTTCCTCCCCCGCAAGGCCGGCGAACGCACCCGCGCGCTGACCGAGCTGGCGACCGAGCGCCGCACGATGGTGTTCTTCGAGTCGCCCCACCGCACCGAGACGTCCCTTCGCGCGATGGCGGAGGTGTGGGGCGGCGACCGTCCGGCCGCGGTGTGCCGCGAGCTCACCAAGACGTACGAGGAAGTGGCCCGCGGTGGCCTCGCCGAGCTCGTCGAGTGGGCCGCCGGCCAGGAGCAGGGCGTACGCGGCGAGGTGACGATCGTCGTCGGGGGAGTGGTCGCCGAGTCCCGGACGTACGCCCCCGAGGACCTGCGCGAGCTGGTCGCGGCCCGGCAGGGCGACGGCCTCAGCCGCAAGGACGCGATCGAGCAGGTCGCCGGCGAGACGGGCGTCCGCAAGAAGGATGTCTACGACGCCGCGCACTCGTAG